TCACAATACAGCATAAAATGTCTTTCCAGcagtgccaaataccacagtgcagcacaatatactgccccagcagagccaaatgccacagtgcagcacaatatactgccccagcagagccaaataccacagtgcagcacaatatactgccccagcatcaCTGTGCTCCCCTGTGCCCCAATTATTATACTGCAGAcaaaatagtgccatacagatagtcccctcCCCCAGAAAATACAAGTACCATACAAAAGTAATTGTTAATTGACAAAGTGATATTGCGTAAAGCAGGGAATGTGCAGTGCTCTGACCCCTACAAAGATCATTCATCCGCAGAGTTTTATGCTGAAAGGCTTTTCTTTTCTGCACCAAAAATCGCATTTATTCACCATCCCCTGTGGAATAGTtttatatgatttattttttattttttttctgctaaataTTTGAAATCTACACAAACTGCAGCCGGGCAGCCATATACGGAGTAGACctttctgattggtgggggtgcaatTCCTGGCaccccctgacgatcagctgtatgaggaggccacagctcccgtgagcactgcagcctccttaaagcataccaagcacagcgccgtccattgcacagcccctgtgcttggtattgcagctcagcccactCATTTGAGTGGAACTgatctgtacagtcgtggccaaaagttttgagaatgacacaaatattcgttttcacagtttgctgctaaactgcttttagatctttgtttcagttgtttctgtgatgtagtgaaatataattacacgcacttcattcgtttcaaaggcttttgtcgacaattacatgacatttatgaaaagagtcagtatttgcagtgttggcccttctgtttcaggacctctgcaattcgactgggcatgctctcaatcaacttctgggccaattcctgactgatatcaacccattctttcataatcacttcttggagtttgtcagaattagtgggtttttgtttgtccacctgtctcttgaggattgaccacaagttctcaatgggattaagatctggggagttttcagTCCATGGacacaaaatgtcaacgttttggtccccgagccacttggttatcacttttgccttagggCGCGGTGcttcatcgtgctggaaaatgcattgttcttcaccaaactgttgttggattgttggaagaagttgctgttggagggtgttttggtaccattctttattcatggctgtgttttggggcaaaattgtgagtgagcccactcccttggatgagaagcaaccccacacatgcatggtctcaggatgctttactgttggcatgacacaggactgatggtagcgctcaccttttcttctccggacaagcctttttcctgatgccccaaacaatcggaaagaggcttcatcggagcaTATGACTttgcccagtcctcagcagtccattcaccgtattttctgcagaagatcaatctgtccctgatgttttttttggagagaagtggcttctttgctgcccttcttgacaccaggccatcttccaaaagtcttcgcctcactgtgcgtgcagatgcactcacacctgcctgctgccattcctgagcaagctctgcactggtggcactccgatcccacagctgaatcctctttaggagactatcctggcgcttgctggactttcttggatgccctgaagccatcttaacaagaattgaacctctttccttgaagttcttgatgatcctataaattgttgattgaggtgcaatcttagtagccacaatatccttgcctgtgaagccatttttatgcaatgcaatgatggctgcacgtatttctttgcaggtcaccatagttaacaatggaagaacaatgatttcaagcatcaccctcttttTAACGGGTcaaatctgccattttaacccaatcagcctgacataatgatctccagccttgtgcttgtcaacattctcacctgagttaacaagacgattactgaaatgatctcagcaggtcctttaatgacagcaatgaaatgcagtggaaaggttttttggggattaagttaattttcatggcaaagaaggactatgcaattcatctgatcactcttcataacattctggagtatatgcaaattgctattataaaaacttaagcagcaacttttccaattttcaatatttatgtaattctcaaaacttttggccacgactgtgggGATACtggaagtcggacccccaccaatcagatactgatgatctatcctgaggatagccacTCAATATAGAAGAAGACCCAGAAAACCTCTATAAAGTTATTCttattaataacctatcctcaggataggtcatcaatatcagatcggtgggggtccgaaacCCGGCATCCCCGCCAATCTGTTGGTTGCAATAGGGTTGCCGTACCAGCGcagccttcattgtttacctgttcGACATTGCAGCGGTGAGGAGGTGTGattacaagaagccgtcccattcacttcagtgggatggCTTGTACTCACACCTGTTCATCGCTGCTGTTGCGACcgcgagcaggtgaacagtgaagagaaggctgcaCTGGCACGGCACGCCTTCTCTTtaaccagctgatcggtgggggtgccgggtgttggacccccaccaatctgatattgatgacctatactcaagaTAGCTCATCCATAAAAATAActttgacaaccccttttaaggacaAGCCTTGGATTTCTGCAGCCTATTTCTCTGCAAATACATGGTAGATTCTTCCTACCTGTATTTCAACAATGTAAATATAGCTTAAAAACGCTGTTCAAACATGATGGTGAACCTTCACAAATTGGTTCATGACACTTCCTGTTTTTTTGTCTGCAGGCTTGATCGTTTTGAGAAAACCAATGAAATGCTATCAAACTTTAACAGTCTATCTAGTGCACGACTACAACAAATGAGTGATCGGTTTATACATCACACAAGAACCCTGGTGGAGATGAAGAAAGATCTGGACATAATATTTAGAAGAATAAGGTGGGAGCTTTGGCTTGTTCTGCGTCCATACTTCCCCAATAGCATGCATGATGCTAAGTGTAGTGGACTGCCCAGTGCTATCTCCTGTAAGGATGAACTCTCcgcatccttaaccccttaaggaccgggctcattttcaccttaaggaccaggccattttttgcaaatctgaccagtgtcactttaagtggtgataactttaaaacgctttgacttatccaggccattctgagattgttttttcgtcacatattgtacttcatgatactagtaaaaaaaagtcaaaaaaattaatttttttgcataataaaatacctaatttaccaaaaatttggaaaaattagcaaatttcaaagtttcagtttctctacttctgtaatacatagtaataccccaaaaaattgtgatgacttaacattccccatatgtctacttcatgtttgaattattttgggaatgatattttattttttggggatgttacaaggcttagaagtttagaagcaaatcttgaaatttttcagaaatttacaaaaacccaatttttagggaccactacagctctgaagtcactttgcgaggcttacataatagaaaccgcccaaaaatgaccccattctataaactacacccctcaaggtattcaaaactgattttacaaactccgttaaccctttaggtgttgcacaagagttattggcaaatggggatgaaatttgagagtttcatttttttgcctaattttccattttaacccattttttccactaacaaagcaagggttaacagccaaacaagactgtatctttattgccctgactctgctgtttacagaaacaccccatatgtggccataaactactgtacggccacacagcggggcgtagagtgaaaggtgcgccgtatggtttttggaagccagattttgctggacagtttttttgacaccatgtcccatttgaagccccctgatgcacccctagagtagaaactccataaaagtgaccccatctaagaaactacacccctcaaggtattcaaaactgattttacaaactccgttaaccctttaggtgttgcacaagagttattggcaaatggggatgaaatttgagaatttcatttttttgcctaattttccattttaacccattttttccactaacaaagcaagggttaacagccaaacaagactgtatctttattgccctgactctactgtttacagaaacaccccatatgtggccataaactactgtacggccacacagcggggcgtagagtgaaaggtgcgccgtatggtttttggaagccagattgtgctggacagtttttttgacaccatgtcccatttgaagcccccctgatgcacccctagagtagaaactccataaaagtgaccccatctaagaaactacacccctcaaggtattcaaaactgattttacaaactttgttaaccctttaggtgttgcacaagattcaatggaaaatagagatacaatttcaaaatttcacttttttggcagattttccattttaatattttttttccagtaacaaagcaagggttaacagccaaacaaaactcattatttatggccctgattctgtagtttacagaaacaccccatatgtggtcgtaaactactgtacgggcacacggcagggcgcagaaggaaaggaatgccatacggtttttggaaggcagattttgctggactggttttttgacaccatgtcccatttggagcccccctgatgcccccctagagtagaaactccataaaagtgaccccatctaagaaactacacccctcaaggtattcaaaactgattttacaaactttgttaaccctttaggtgttgcacaagattcaatggaaaatagagatacaatttcaaaatttcacttttttggcagattttccattttaatattttttttcctgtaacaaagcaagggttaacagccaaacaaaactcattatttatggccctgattctgtagtttacagaaacaccccatatgtggtcctaaactactgtacgggcacacggcagggtgcagaagaaaaggaatgccatacggtttttggaaggcagattttgctggactggttttttgacaccatgtcccatttgaagcccccctgatgcacccctagagtagaaactccaaaaaaagtgaccccattttagaaagtacggaatagggtggcagtattgttggtactagtttagggtacatatgatttttggttgctctatattacactttttgtgcggcaaggtaacaagaaatagcttttttggcatgttttttttttttgttatttacaacattcatctgacaggttagatcacgtggtaattttatagagcaggttgtcacggacgcggcgatacctaatatgtatacaattttttttatttatgtaagttttatacaataacttcattttgaaaaccaaaaaattgtttagtgtctccatagtctaagagccatagttttttcagtttttgggtgattatcttgagtagggtctaattttttgcggggtgagatgacagtttgattggcactattttggggtgcatatgactttttgatcgcttgctattacactttttgtgacgtaagatggcaaaaaattgctttttttacacagtttttttttttttttttacggtggtcacctgaggggttaggtcatgtgatatttatatagagccggtcgatacggacgcggcgatacctaatatgtatactttatttttatttatgtacattttacacaatgattttatttttgaaaccaaaaaaaatcatgttttagtgtttccatagtctaagagccatagttttttcagtttttgggcgattatcttgagtagggtctcattttttgcgggatgagatgacggcttgattggtactattttggcgtacatgcgacttttttgatcacttttattaccttttttgggaagtaaggtgggcaaaatttcaattttctcatagtttttatttttttatttttatggcgttcactgtgcggggaaagtaacatgaccattttatagatcaggtcgttacggacgcggcgatacctaatatgtgtagtgtattttatttttttaatttttattcagtgataaatgttttttttttttatcttaacttttttcactttttatttgatttttttgacccagacccacttggttcttgaagatccagtgggtctgatgtctgtaaaatacagaacagaacctatattggtttctgcactgtattttacttacactgaacaggtctatgctttcagcacagatctgttcagcaccatggacagcaggacgcctgatcaggcgtcctgttgccatgggaaccttccccgtctgctcagttatggtcagaacttcgcagacggggaagggtgaggacggggttctgggggggctgtctgggggctctctccttctcccatcggggggctgcaaaggcacagcagccccccgatcggagagggagggagctccctcttactgttaaccttttccatacagcggtccgtacggaccgctgtatggaaagggttaaacggctgacatcgcatcaacgatgtcagccgtttataccagggtgccagcaatgtgctggcaccctggtatacccactgtacaccaacgattatgcaatgggaggcgggcgggggatcgcgatcccgcctgccgcaccgcccgcctcccgcaacgcccccactgcatgcgacaccccccctgcaccacccgccgccatcaaatcgtgcaggggtgcaggggggggttaacaatattgatttcgggcactctgaagtttctgatccccgcggtcagggaccgcggggatcagaaacggcaaaaagcgcagcaaaccgcaggtctgaattgacctgcggttttctgcgatcgccgatacgggggggtcaaatgacccccccctgcgttgttacgggatgccggctgaatgatttcagccgaaatcccgttccgattaaccccagcggcgccggaattaagattttaagttaggacgtaccggtacgcccttggtccttaaggactcgggaaatagggcgtaccggtacgccctatgtccttaaggggttaagaggcaGGCTTCACTTAGCATTTGATGTGTAACTGTACTTTTAAGTCTTGACACTGGCAGCAAACTGCACCTTTCATTGCTATGATGGCCACTTGAGAAGAACAGTCCGGTAAAACACATGAATGTTTCTTCTGAaatcctttttttccctattGCAGGATGTTGAAAGGGAAGTTGGCAAAACAGTATCCCGAGTCTTTCAGTAGTAAGTTTTTTGATTATCACAGTTAAAATGATTCTTATGAGGTCCCATCCACATTGTATACCATGATCAATCTATGGACGCTGCTCAGTTGTTCTGGgaactccatagaagtgaatggagagagccatgCTTGCATGGTGGGACGGACTGTAGGCGGCTCCCCTTCCGAAGGTAGGTGCAGGTCCGAGAGGTGGGATATGCATTTGTCAATCATGTATGAAATATCCTTAACTTAAAAATTGGGGCACAGGCAggaaattatgttaaaaaaaaaaaaagcattggtTACCTGTCGTTGCACCAGCGCTGCCGTTCCGGTCCTTCCCGACGATGTTTGTTTACCAGGCTGCAGTGCTAATGTCACATCGACAACGTGCGATTACTGGAGCTAATCGATGACCTGAAAGGTGTACACTATTGAGGCTGGTGATCGTCTGCAGTGGTCACGTATTATAAATGTGATGTCAGTGAAAGGAATGGTGGTGCTGGAGCGATGGCTGATCTCACAGGTAAATAATGCTTATTTTGCGGTTTTACACTATCCCTTGCCTGTGTGCCGAGTTTTTGctactctcagataacccctttaaagggttttccggaCTTTGAGACAACAACCCCTGGAGTCCTCCCCTGTCCccttgaacataaaaaaaaacaaaaacaaaaaacacggtCCCACTTGTTTTTTGGTTCTTGGCATCTTCTGGTCTTCACAGGACCAGAGCAGCTTGGTACCGTGAACAGTCCAGCCAGTCACAGGCGTCAGTGGTCGCTGCTGTAACGTAGCGTTCAACCCGCTGTGACCGCTGATGCCAAGcaacttcctggtcctccaggcaGTTGGGAACAGAGCAGCGGTGGGACTGAGGAcaagtgagtgtttttttttatattcagaaagaaagaggaggaccCCAGAGTTTGTCAGCgccaaggctggacaacccctttaatgctaataTAGTTCTTACTCTAGTAttaatattttgttttattgttaattataatatattacattaaaggggttctcccgtgaaaaatattctacatttctgAAAGCagcacctgtatctgaatacttttgtaattgcatgtcattaaagaTTTAGTATAACCACTAAGTGATTCAATAAAATCTGTGTAGCACCATCTGCTGTTTGTCCTTATTtctaataaatctagcagaacaattggagcaatggatGGGGAGCTCTCTGGAGCCATATGCAgtatagggctggttctagctttgttagagagatGTCTGATTCTCATTATATTAAACCAATCCTGGGATAACCTGTGTAATGGTGCAGTACTGTTCATACGGTTTACTGTTGCTGTTCCACTCACTTATACCAGGCGGTGTTTGTTTTCATTCTGTTATGCATGCACTTATATTTTCATGGTTTATATTTGTATATTATGGTTTATCCAATGCAGCAATAACACTTTCTATCATTTAATTCCAGATGTACACGAATCTCCCATTCTGGAAGATGATGATGATTTTGATCCAACCCCAAAGAGTACGGCCACCACTATTGCTACTTCAGAGCAGAGCACAGAGTCTTGTGATACTAGTCCCTCTATCATTTCCCCGACCATGAGTCAGGACTTTGAGGACTTATCCCAGGCCCCCTCTGAAACGCCATCTGCCAATGGCCAGCTTTTAACAGATGATGAGGCAGCTCATGAGGACTAGTAGACTGTTGTGGGTGAACTATCGCTCATGAAGGTTATTGGAAAGACCTTTGTCATGACTGAGAGTTCTACAATCTTGAAATGAGCACACTGGTTCCAGTAGGAATGTTGGGAGGAACTTTGAATTCCTGAGCCTCTGCATATGGAGACCTCTCCCAAGGCTGAGATCACGCTCTCCCTTGTCCTTCTGAAGGTTGTGTTTAAAACTGCACTTCTTCCTATATTTCCTCTATGTCTATATGTAAATGACTTGACAATACTGCAAGTGAAGATTaaacacttggaaagcattgCCGTTATTCTCCTTGTTACAGATCAGCTTTTATAAAATACAGATACCCTGCTCTATTGTCAGAATTGCATTACGTTGCTTTGTCTTATCCTATGTAAATGTTTTGTTTGGCTCAGGAACGTAACCCCTCATCATGGTGTAGCACcttattacattgtcttctgtctgttattttctgtcattAACAATATATATTACCACTTGTTGCTAATATCCCTTTCTGTTAGTACCTTACTGTTCTGCTGAACATGATCTTTAGTCTTCTGGGACACTGCCATCATAGTTTTGTCTaatatatatgaaatatataCCAATAATAAGACAGTGATGGAAACAGGTTTATATATGCTTTATCTTTTAGGCCGAGCAGAGAGTTATTTCAGGTGTTGCTTTCAATAAGTTAAATTCGTACTGTCCTTTCTCTCTGGAATTATTTGAACTTAGAGGAACCCAAAGTCTCTTTAACCTCTAGAAAAAGATGGCATGTTATTGGCGAtctgtaaggctgctttcacactagcgttcgctggtccattcgtgagctccgtttgaaggggctcacgagcggacccgaacgcagccgtccagccctgatgcagtctgaatggagcggatccgctcagactgcatcagtctggcggcgttcagcctccgctccgctcgcctccgcacggacaggcggacagctgaacgctgcttgcagcgttcgggtgtccgcctggccgtgcggaggcgtgcggatccgtgcggattcgtccagacttacattgtaagtcaatggggacggatccgtttgaagatgccacaatgtggctcaatcttcaagcggatctgtcccccattgactttacattgaaagtctggacggaggctattttcacacttagctttttttaagctaatataatgcagacggatccgttctgaacggagcctccgtctgcattattatgagcggatccgttcagaacggatccgcccgaacgctagtgtgaaagtagcctaaataacgAAAAACTGATTTCAGATTGATTAAAAGATATCTCAGTACCTGACACCTGGTCATCAGtacctgactggtgggggtctgacacctgggactcccgcgatcagctgtttgagaaggcatcagtgTTCACAGTGGTGCCGCACTCTTCCACAGCTTAGTCTAGGCTAGTGATGTCCCGTTCATGTGTCACCAGGCGTAGCTCAGCTCAAAGAGGTGAATCGGGAACACCTACAGGCTCGGCACATAGCATCTGCCGCCGGCTCACACCATAGTTCACAAATTCTGAGGTACCAGGGCACTAGTCAGCAACATGCCTAACCTCCAGAGCCATGCTCACTGTCACTTTGACTGCTACACAAGCAATAACAGGAACGCTCTTACCTATTGATGTCACGGGTTTGGCAGTCCCAGGAGATGAGGGTGCTCCAGGAACATCTCCCTCGAGGTGACCCACGCCGGGAGTCTCGGAGGATCTCTCACATGATTCGTCATGTCTCCTGATCAAACAATCCTCCATAGCACACTCCTCCTATCGGCAACACTCCCAGCAATACTTTGTTGCACCTGGTGTGCTCCCCCAAGCCGCAGCAACTTCCACATTTTCATAGTGACCCAAAAAAAAgaatcctccaccaattgtaagggattgCTCTCTCTCTGGGGGTTGCAGTCTTAGACTTTACAAACAACAGGAtttcatgtccaaactggtgctttattgtggcatttCAGCACCCACACAAATATAAGcatcaaaataaacacctgcctatCTGGACTCTAACTAATACAAAGTTTGTTTCCCTGATTCACCTCTAATCACAGTTTATACACAGGGTCTCAAGCTCCAACTCTTAGCAGATTCGCTCACGGAACACAAGTCCAGATAGAGATCCGGGAAGAACCTCTGCAGGCCTCTGTTTCCAAGTCTTCTTTTcccagactgacacacagagggttggttttatccctccttgattacagcaggcctcacttgCGATGACCTCAGGTAAAAGAGAACAcatgtactggaagggtgtggactggcagatcccactaccataCCTATCCACCAGTCCAGAACAAAATGTAGACAACTGTCCCAGCAAACTACGCTTTGCTGAAAcccctgcagctttctggattttatttatctcacccagctgaggtatctagATGGGATATACACAACTTccgtttttaacggccattaGACTGGTGAACGCCTGTCTAAGCGGCCGTTAAAAACTGTCtagttgatttcaatggggtcagtCTGGCcggaaaaactgccaaaaataggacatgtcctatttttggatggCTTCTATTCtctggccattaaaaaaaaaggctatttgaATAGCCCTATGGACTTCAATTCTTCTGAAAACAGATGTTTTTCACTATCATGTGCATgtagcttaagggctcatgcacacgaccatgtgtatttt
The Bufo gargarizans isolate SCDJY-AF-19 chromosome 2, ASM1485885v1, whole genome shotgun sequence genome window above contains:
- the KXD1 gene encoding kxDL motif-containing protein 1 codes for the protein MSKDLPDPQGKRLHSAADHMMEPSGSGVFCSRILNMVNSEDVNAIILAQRHMLDRFEKTNEMLSNFNSLSSARLQQMSDRFIHHTRTLVEMKKDLDIIFRRIRMLKGKLAKQYPESFSNVHESPILEDDDDFDPTPKSTATTIATSEQSTESCDTSPSIISPTMSQDFEDLSQAPSETPSANGQLLTDDEAAHED